Proteins from one Planctomyces sp. SH-PL62 genomic window:
- a CDS encoding AAA family ATPase, with product MKIRKLQIGAYGRFRDLDLTFEGQGVQMILGPNEAGKTTLLEFVRELLFGFGERTPYAFGTASGRIEGAADLALDDGRLVELRRRKGRKNTVSGRIEGGGEGAVDLDEAGFEALLGSASLNLFRSVFAFGLEELAAGEKSLADQSVKSVLFSAGASGAADPKRVLESLDADARKLYTDGSRNLVVNKLLTDLAELSKQVKGKSIRCEAYEQRRNDLRDAEAEAEALSADLLEAARDLALREKLAKAHAPWRELSLIRREREGLSAPQGFPADGLARFDAIEVEAARLAEEREKQREAAAKAERTLADVQFDPRLIERRTVVEGLYRSIEAVGQARRELPEDRRTRDAALRDAASRLAGLAPSWTLEDLRGFRPTAERKDRFDRLVAERDRREKALGELASRRDDLRGDLDEKAAELAALGEPADVAPWAALLLEADEYTKNVQDCDRRRAEHRKLQREADDLLPRLAPPLASPTLRAVQLPAPPREAVARFKLDLQKIDQRVEAAESGLRKDEAELAALEREVAALSRRDGDLPSRDLLDEMRRGRDAGWDLVRRKFAEQQDVEAEIRDWLADHAAEAVPDLIDAFPAMVRETDRYADELFRHSSAVAKLEQLHALRDRIRRDREALDDLQADADATLGRWRDLWADCGFVPLAPEAMEGWLDRLEALRGVQARLAENEQEGRLVREAIDAYERRLAELTGREGPGPRLLAEARERERTIRETERSRADLQAACVRLRKKAEDADAEIAARRADEAEWDARRIDLLRELDLPESWDVSLLGRVLQGLAETTLELKKADDREARIAAHEARLAEFEPRVRTLVEELAPDLIDAAPEQAAAALHARLTDSVQARERRANLEKNRADALAEAALRDDRLTRLQADRDALLAAAGAETADAFRAVAERAARIVDLENQARDRGREFDRLREPEPLDAFVARLESADAPGLEADRAGADARHKQLQARKSEADQKVGSCRQLLSEYEKGGGDAAEIQEKVSARRAELAAIVDRYVPLVFAQHLLKQAIARFEQGSRPEMLRETSRIFETMTGGRYVRVERPDDDEAPLQVRRVDDEVLEPHQLSAGTREQLYLAVRLAYVLHYCGRAESLPIVMDDVLANFDDDRSRRTLRALGEISGKVQVLFLTCHPHVVELGREVFPLLRPISLSPAGKPAEPAPEAGAGAAGEGPPRAGKGRRHRTLLDLSPSN from the coding sequence ATGAAGATCCGCAAGCTCCAGATCGGCGCCTACGGCCGCTTCCGCGACCTCGACCTGACCTTCGAGGGCCAGGGCGTCCAGATGATCCTGGGCCCGAACGAGGCCGGCAAGACCACCCTCCTGGAGTTCGTCCGCGAGCTCCTGTTCGGCTTCGGCGAGCGCACGCCCTACGCCTTCGGCACCGCCTCCGGCCGGATCGAAGGGGCCGCGGACCTCGCCCTCGACGACGGCCGACTGGTGGAGCTTCGCCGCCGCAAGGGGCGCAAGAACACCGTCTCGGGCCGGATCGAGGGGGGCGGCGAGGGGGCCGTCGATCTCGACGAGGCCGGGTTCGAGGCCCTGCTGGGGAGCGCCTCGCTCAACCTCTTCCGCTCGGTCTTCGCCTTCGGGCTGGAGGAGCTGGCCGCCGGCGAGAAGTCGCTGGCCGACCAGAGCGTCAAGTCGGTCCTCTTCAGCGCCGGGGCCTCCGGCGCGGCCGACCCGAAGCGGGTGCTGGAGTCGCTGGACGCCGACGCCCGCAAGCTCTACACCGACGGCTCGCGCAACCTCGTCGTGAACAAGCTCCTGACCGACCTGGCCGAGCTGTCGAAGCAGGTCAAGGGGAAGAGCATCCGCTGCGAGGCCTACGAGCAGCGCCGCAACGACCTGCGGGACGCCGAGGCCGAGGCCGAGGCCCTGTCCGCCGACCTGCTGGAAGCCGCCCGCGACCTGGCGCTCCGGGAGAAGCTGGCCAAGGCCCACGCCCCCTGGCGCGAGCTGTCGTTGATCCGTCGCGAGCGCGAGGGGCTGTCCGCCCCGCAGGGCTTCCCCGCCGACGGCCTCGCGCGGTTCGACGCGATCGAGGTCGAGGCCGCCCGGCTCGCCGAGGAACGGGAGAAGCAGCGGGAGGCCGCCGCGAAGGCCGAGCGGACCCTGGCCGACGTCCAGTTCGACCCCCGCCTGATCGAGCGTCGCACCGTCGTGGAGGGGCTCTATCGCTCCATCGAGGCCGTCGGCCAGGCCCGCCGCGAGCTGCCGGAAGACCGCCGCACGCGCGACGCCGCCCTCCGCGACGCGGCCTCGCGGCTCGCCGGCCTCGCCCCGTCGTGGACGCTCGAAGACCTTCGCGGCTTCCGGCCCACCGCCGAGCGGAAGGACCGCTTCGACCGACTGGTCGCCGAGCGCGACCGCCGCGAGAAGGCCCTGGGCGAGCTGGCCTCGCGCCGCGACGACCTGCGGGGGGACCTCGACGAGAAGGCCGCCGAGCTGGCCGCGCTCGGCGAGCCGGCCGACGTCGCCCCCTGGGCCGCCCTGCTCCTCGAGGCGGACGAGTACACGAAGAACGTCCAGGACTGCGACCGCCGACGCGCCGAGCACCGCAAGCTCCAGCGCGAGGCGGACGACCTGCTCCCCCGGCTCGCCCCCCCCCTGGCTTCGCCGACGCTCCGCGCCGTCCAGCTCCCGGCGCCGCCGCGCGAGGCCGTCGCACGGTTCAAGCTGGACCTCCAGAAGATCGACCAGCGGGTCGAGGCCGCGGAGTCCGGGCTGCGGAAGGACGAGGCCGAGCTGGCCGCCCTGGAACGCGAGGTCGCCGCCCTCAGCCGTCGCGACGGCGACCTCCCCAGCCGCGACCTCCTCGACGAGATGCGGCGGGGCCGCGACGCCGGCTGGGACCTGGTGCGCCGCAAGTTCGCCGAGCAGCAGGACGTCGAGGCCGAGATCCGCGACTGGCTCGCCGACCACGCCGCCGAGGCGGTCCCCGACCTGATCGACGCCTTCCCGGCGATGGTCCGCGAGACCGACCGCTACGCCGACGAGCTGTTCCGCCACTCCAGCGCCGTCGCCAAGCTGGAGCAGCTCCACGCCCTCCGCGACCGCATCCGGCGCGACCGCGAGGCGCTCGACGACCTCCAGGCCGACGCCGATGCGACCCTCGGCCGCTGGCGGGACCTCTGGGCCGACTGCGGGTTCGTCCCCCTGGCCCCCGAGGCGATGGAAGGCTGGCTCGACCGCCTGGAGGCCCTGCGCGGGGTCCAGGCGCGGCTGGCCGAGAACGAGCAGGAGGGCCGCCTCGTCCGCGAAGCGATCGACGCCTACGAGCGCCGGCTCGCCGAGCTGACCGGCCGGGAAGGCCCCGGCCCCCGGCTGCTGGCCGAGGCCCGCGAGCGCGAGCGGACGATCCGCGAGACCGAGCGGTCCCGCGCCGACCTCCAGGCCGCCTGCGTCCGCCTCCGCAAGAAGGCCGAGGACGCCGACGCCGAGATCGCCGCCCGACGCGCCGACGAGGCCGAATGGGACGCCCGCCGCATCGACCTCCTCCGCGAGCTGGATCTCCCCGAAAGCTGGGACGTCTCGCTCCTCGGCCGCGTGCTCCAGGGCCTGGCCGAGACGACGCTGGAGCTGAAGAAGGCCGACGACCGCGAAGCCCGGATCGCCGCCCACGAAGCCCGGCTCGCCGAGTTCGAGCCCCGGGTGCGGACCCTGGTCGAGGAGCTGGCGCCCGACCTGATCGACGCGGCTCCCGAGCAGGCCGCCGCCGCGCTCCACGCCCGCCTGACCGACAGCGTCCAGGCGCGCGAGCGGCGGGCGAACCTGGAGAAGAACCGGGCCGACGCCCTGGCCGAGGCCGCCCTCCGCGACGACCGCCTGACCCGGCTCCAGGCCGACCGCGACGCCCTGCTCGCCGCCGCCGGCGCCGAGACCGCCGACGCCTTCCGCGCCGTGGCCGAACGGGCCGCTCGGATCGTCGACCTGGAGAACCAGGCCCGCGACCGGGGCCGCGAGTTCGACCGGCTCCGCGAGCCCGAGCCGCTCGACGCCTTCGTGGCCCGCCTGGAGTCGGCCGACGCCCCGGGCCTGGAGGCCGATCGCGCCGGGGCCGACGCCCGCCACAAGCAGCTCCAGGCCCGGAAGAGCGAGGCCGACCAGAAGGTCGGCTCGTGCCGCCAGCTCCTTTCGGAGTACGAGAAGGGGGGAGGCGACGCGGCCGAGATCCAGGAGAAGGTCTCCGCCCGTCGCGCCGAGCTGGCCGCGATCGTCGACCGCTACGTCCCCCTGGTCTTCGCCCAGCACCTGCTCAAGCAGGCCATCGCCCGCTTCGAGCAGGGCTCCCGCCCCGAGATGCTCCGGGAGACCTCGCGGATCTTCGAGACGATGACCGGCGGCCGCTACGTCCGCGTCGAGCGCCCGGACGACGACGAGGCCCCGCTCCAGGTCCGCCGGGTCGACGACGAGGTCCTCGAGCCCCACCAGCTCTCCGCCGGCACCCGCGAGCAGCTCTACCTGGCCGTCCGCCTGGCGTACGTCCTGCACTATTGCGGACGCGCCGAGTCGCTGCCTATCGTGATGGACGACGTGCTGGCGAACTTCGACGACGACCGCTCCCGGCGCACGCTGCGGGCCCTGGGCGAGATCTCCGGGAAGGTGCAGGTGCTGTTCCTGACGTGCCACCCGCACGTCGTGGAGCTGGGCCGCGAGGTCTTCCCGCTGCTCCGCCCGATCTCGCTCTCGCCCGCCGGGAAGCCGGCCGAGCCCGCGCCGGAGGCCGGCGCGGGAGCCGCGGGCGAGGGGCCGCCTCGGGCCGGGAAGGGCCGCCGCCATCGCACGCTCCTGGACCTCTCCCCGTCCAACTGA
- a CDS encoding GH32 C-terminal domain-containing protein has protein sequence MSIRFSRLRSISLLVALLGLAGLARGAEVEIRDKTLVVWAAPANTTQQGTGVLTIQRPGGPFDSVVLGELAPGRWMAGSEFFHRTHADQAAWPAETAGPETFVQIAVAYRGKHVSIHRDGRLYAEYDMASEPAAFSSSSVVLLGLRHLEMLGGPTFLGRIEDARIYPVALNAEALAKLRADEPSEPKPLAWWTFDDGEAEDRMGTFPPARLMGAATVRDGRLHLDGGYAMVGKGLGPTRTRATEDWPTYHVTALPSEGLARPYDANGCIYWKGKYHLMYIYQDPKLPKGGHCWGHAVSTDLVDWTFLPPALVPQPEDKDVGIFSGNAFLDKDGVPTLCWFGVEAGVCVATAQDDDLIAWKKHPRNPIIPMPKPGEPGHGEYTVWDPYLWLEGDDYICLLGGNKLPNGKDTLYTMKSPDLVSWTPVGPFFEHPDLSWTTEGEDCSCPDFFKLGDKRALLCISHKVGGRLYIGRYENERFFPEKHVRMSWPGGQFFAPESLLDDKGRRIIWAWVTDPRTLPTQQATGSGVQSLPRVIDLDADGNLTIKPVPELERLRRNHRRSADMSVAGEFVVSTFDGEAIRGDAMELALWVDPAAAEEVAVAVRSTTDDSEKTVIRYTPATKTLAIDSSKSTRREDVVYTNGPLDTGGLLRGSDYKNPRNVVEAPLELKPGEPLTLRIFLDGPMLEVFANDRQCLTQQVFPESKEATLVKVSAKGGPVVFGGITAWDMDPAKFIDQKGAR, from the coding sequence ATGAGCATCCGCTTCAGTCGACTCCGATCGATCTCGCTCCTCGTCGCCCTCCTGGGCCTCGCCGGCCTCGCGAGGGGGGCCGAGGTCGAGATCCGCGACAAGACCCTGGTCGTCTGGGCGGCGCCGGCGAACACGACCCAGCAGGGGACGGGCGTCCTGACGATCCAGCGGCCGGGCGGGCCGTTTGACTCCGTCGTCCTCGGCGAACTGGCGCCCGGGCGCTGGATGGCCGGCAGCGAGTTCTTCCATCGCACTCACGCCGATCAGGCCGCCTGGCCCGCCGAGACCGCCGGACCCGAGACGTTCGTCCAGATCGCCGTCGCGTACAGGGGCAAGCACGTCTCGATTCATCGCGACGGCCGACTTTACGCCGAGTACGACATGGCCTCCGAGCCCGCCGCGTTCTCCTCGTCGAGCGTCGTCCTGCTGGGCCTGCGTCATCTGGAGATGCTGGGCGGGCCGACGTTCCTGGGCCGGATCGAGGACGCGAGGATCTACCCCGTCGCACTCAACGCCGAGGCCCTGGCGAAGCTCAGGGCCGACGAGCCGTCGGAGCCGAAGCCCCTCGCCTGGTGGACGTTCGACGACGGCGAGGCCGAGGACCGGATGGGGACCTTCCCCCCCGCCAGGCTGATGGGCGCGGCGACCGTCCGCGACGGCCGGCTGCACCTGGACGGCGGCTACGCGATGGTCGGCAAGGGGCTTGGCCCGACGCGGACCCGAGCCACCGAGGACTGGCCGACGTACCACGTCACCGCCCTGCCGAGCGAGGGCCTGGCCCGTCCCTACGACGCCAACGGCTGCATCTACTGGAAGGGCAAATATCACCTGATGTACATCTACCAGGACCCGAAGCTCCCCAAGGGGGGCCACTGCTGGGGCCACGCCGTCAGCACGGACCTGGTGGACTGGACCTTCCTGCCGCCGGCCCTCGTCCCCCAGCCCGAGGATAAGGACGTGGGGATCTTCAGCGGCAACGCCTTCCTCGACAAGGACGGCGTGCCCACCCTCTGCTGGTTCGGCGTCGAGGCCGGCGTCTGCGTGGCCACCGCCCAGGACGACGACCTGATCGCCTGGAAGAAGCATCCCAGGAACCCGATCATCCCCATGCCCAAACCGGGCGAGCCGGGCCACGGCGAGTACACCGTCTGGGACCCGTACCTCTGGCTCGAAGGGGACGACTACATCTGCCTGCTGGGGGGCAACAAGCTCCCCAACGGCAAGGACACGCTCTACACGATGAAGTCCCCGGACCTCGTCTCGTGGACGCCCGTCGGCCCGTTCTTCGAGCACCCCGACCTCTCGTGGACCACCGAGGGGGAGGACTGCTCCTGTCCGGACTTCTTCAAGCTGGGCGACAAGCGGGCGCTCCTCTGCATCAGCCACAAGGTCGGCGGACGGCTCTACATCGGCCGCTATGAGAATGAGCGCTTCTTCCCGGAGAAGCACGTCCGCATGAGCTGGCCGGGCGGGCAGTTCTTCGCGCCCGAGAGCCTGCTGGACGACAAAGGGCGGCGGATCATCTGGGCCTGGGTGACCGACCCGCGCACCCTGCCGACCCAGCAGGCGACCGGCTCCGGCGTGCAGAGCCTCCCGCGCGTGATCGACCTGGACGCCGACGGGAACCTGACCATCAAGCCCGTCCCCGAGCTGGAGCGGCTGCGTCGCAACCACCGCCGTTCCGCGGACATGTCCGTCGCCGGCGAGTTCGTCGTCTCCACCTTCGACGGCGAGGCGATCCGGGGCGACGCGATGGAGCTGGCCCTGTGGGTCGATCCGGCCGCCGCCGAGGAGGTCGCCGTCGCCGTGCGCTCCACCACCGACGACTCCGAGAAGACCGTCATCCGGTACACGCCCGCGACCAAGACGCTGGCGATCGACTCGTCGAAGTCGACCCGGCGCGAGGACGTGGTCTACACCAACGGCCCGCTGGACACCGGCGGCCTGCTGCGTGGTTCGGACTACAAGAACCCCCGGAACGTGGTCGAGGCCCCGCTGGAATTGAAGCCCGGCGAGCCGCTCACGCTCCGCATCTTCCTGGACGGCCCCATGCTGGAAGTCTTCGCCAACGACCGCCAGTGCCTCACCCAGCAGGTCTTCCCCGAGAGCAAGGAGGCGACCCTGGTGAAAGTCTCGGCCAAAGGCGGCCCCGTCGTCTTCGGCGGGATCACGGCCTGGGACATGGACCCCGCGAAGTTCATCGATCAGAAGGGAGCCCGCTGA
- a CDS encoding GNAT family N-acetyltransferase, with protein MALTYQREAYPALDVEEFIDVLVRSTLAERRPIDRPDALRGMLANADVILTARDDGRLVGVSRALTDFHFCTYLSDLAVDVAFQGRGIGRELIRLTHEAAGRHTTLILLAAPKARTYYPHVGMTPHESCWTIPPGPRPETP; from the coding sequence GTGGCCCTGACCTACCAGCGCGAAGCCTACCCCGCGCTCGACGTCGAGGAGTTCATCGACGTCCTCGTCCGATCGACGCTGGCCGAGCGCCGGCCGATCGACCGGCCCGACGCGCTCCGGGGGATGCTGGCGAATGCTGACGTGATCCTGACCGCCCGCGACGACGGCCGGCTCGTCGGCGTCTCCCGGGCGCTCACGGATTTCCACTTCTGCACGTATCTCTCGGACCTGGCGGTGGACGTCGCCTTCCAGGGCCGGGGGATCGGCCGCGAGCTGATCCGCCTGACGCACGAGGCGGCCGGGCGGCACACGACCCTGATCCTGCTGGCCGCCCCCAAGGCGCGGACCTACTACCCGCACGTCGGCATGACCCCCCACGAATCCTGCTGGACGATCCCCCCCGGCCCGAGGCCCGAGACGCCATGA
- a CDS encoding PH domain-containing protein has product MIDRPEIDAGAETDAPLRVVRAVPLPKQFVIVGGVHSLGIALFVGFLSLVALKLGADFANGGSGDANLPFALAWATAAFGIAFLALWSLHYAILIRRRSQTAYVIFPDRVEVRRDGSPRPSDVIPLDRTIAVQSWAGPLLRPQGLATLTLVVEDPPDPSGRRRHVFHPLPNIPEPDAVADLIRSRLPARASS; this is encoded by the coding sequence ATGATCGACCGCCCCGAAATCGACGCCGGCGCCGAGACCGACGCCCCCCTGCGCGTCGTGCGGGCGGTCCCCCTGCCGAAGCAGTTCGTGATCGTGGGGGGCGTGCACAGCCTGGGGATCGCCCTGTTCGTCGGGTTCCTGTCCCTCGTGGCGCTGAAGCTGGGGGCCGATTTCGCCAACGGCGGCTCGGGCGACGCCAACCTGCCGTTCGCCCTCGCCTGGGCGACGGCGGCCTTCGGGATCGCCTTCCTCGCGCTCTGGTCGCTCCACTATGCGATCCTGATCAGGAGGCGCTCCCAGACCGCCTACGTGATCTTCCCCGACCGGGTGGAGGTCCGGCGCGACGGCTCGCCCCGGCCGTCGGACGTGATCCCGCTCGACCGCACGATCGCCGTGCAGTCGTGGGCCGGGCCCCTCCTCCGCCCCCAGGGGCTGGCGACCCTCACGCTGGTGGTCGAGGACCCCCCGGACCCGTCCGGCCGCCGCCGGCACGTCTTCCACCCCCTGCCCAACATCCCCGAGCCCGACGCGGTCGCCGACCTCATCCGCTCACGGCTCCCCGCCCGCGCGTCGTCCTGA